One genomic segment of Nonomuraea coxensis DSM 45129 includes these proteins:
- a CDS encoding alkaline phosphatase D family protein, translating to MPALVVGPMLRHVDSHSASIWVETAEPCTVAIEAGGRTYRSPTFTVHGHHYAIVDLVELSQDIPSYSVTLDGEHVWPLAGRPPSRIRLTPEGGARRLAFGSCRTSVPHDPATVRTHGEDVLRSYGRRLYEAPDEEWPDLLLLIGDQVYADSPSQDILAFIRARRDTAPQDEIADFEEYAELYRQAWTEPDIQWLLSTVPSAMIFDDHDLRDDWNTSQPWREQMARTTWWQRRVVAGLGAYWVYQHIGNLSPAERAADPLMRTLLDLGGRDGAAELDAFAEKADAEPSSNRWSYARELGGARLIMVDTRCARQLTPGDRRMLDPDEWAWLEEQLAAPAERLIIGSSIPFLLPEGVHGVQNWNEALADGKWGSRVREWSERFRQAIDLEHWAAFRRSFEDLARLLVRTGKPVVILSGDVHYSYLARTNKGQIFQIVCSPIRNPLSRLLRWANVVTQFSIATLVGGVLARLAGVPKPPFRWRITKGPFFQNAIATLTLPDEVSWYESRNDTLRRIDSVRLR from the coding sequence ATGCCCGCACTCGTGGTGGGGCCGATGCTCAGACACGTCGATTCCCATAGCGCCTCGATCTGGGTGGAGACCGCCGAACCCTGCACGGTCGCCATCGAGGCGGGCGGCAGGACTTACCGGTCGCCTACCTTCACCGTGCACGGACACCACTACGCGATCGTGGATCTCGTCGAGCTCTCCCAGGATATCCCGTCCTATTCCGTCACCCTCGACGGGGAGCACGTATGGCCCCTGGCGGGTCGGCCGCCGAGCCGGATCCGGCTGACGCCCGAGGGCGGGGCCAGGCGGCTGGCGTTCGGCTCGTGCCGCACCAGCGTGCCGCACGACCCCGCCACCGTGCGCACCCACGGCGAGGACGTGCTGCGCTCCTACGGCCGCCGGCTCTACGAGGCGCCCGACGAGGAGTGGCCCGACCTGCTGCTGCTCATCGGCGACCAGGTCTACGCCGACAGCCCCTCCCAGGACATCCTGGCCTTCATCCGGGCCCGCCGCGACACCGCGCCGCAGGACGAGATCGCCGACTTCGAGGAATACGCCGAGCTCTACCGCCAGGCCTGGACCGAGCCCGACATCCAGTGGCTGCTGTCCACCGTGCCGAGCGCGATGATCTTCGACGACCACGACCTGCGCGACGACTGGAACACCTCCCAGCCCTGGCGCGAGCAGATGGCCCGCACCACCTGGTGGCAGCGGCGGGTCGTCGCCGGGCTCGGCGCCTACTGGGTCTACCAGCACATCGGCAACCTCTCGCCCGCCGAGCGGGCCGCCGACCCGCTCATGCGCACGCTCCTCGACCTCGGCGGCCGTGACGGCGCGGCCGAGCTCGACGCCTTCGCCGAGAAGGCCGACGCCGAGCCGAGCAGCAACCGCTGGAGCTACGCGCGCGAGCTCGGCGGCGCCCGGCTCATCATGGTGGACACCCGGTGCGCCAGACAGCTCACCCCCGGCGACCGGCGCATGCTCGACCCCGACGAGTGGGCCTGGCTGGAGGAGCAGCTCGCCGCTCCGGCCGAGCGCCTGATCATCGGCTCGTCCATCCCGTTCCTGCTGCCCGAGGGCGTCCACGGCGTCCAGAACTGGAACGAGGCCCTCGCCGACGGCAAGTGGGGGTCCCGGGTGCGGGAGTGGTCGGAGCGGTTCCGGCAGGCCATCGACCTGGAGCACTGGGCGGCGTTCCGGCGCTCGTTCGAGGACCTCGCCCGGCTGCTGGTGCGGACCGGCAAGCCGGTGGTGATCCTCTCCGGCGACGTCCACTACTCCTACCTCGCCAGGACCAACAAGGGACAGATCTTCCAGATCGTCTGCTCGCCCATCCGCAACCCGCTCAGCCGCCTGCTGCGCTGGGCCAACGTGGTCACGCAGTTCTCGATCGCCACCCTGGTGGGCGGCGTGCTGGCCCGCCTGGCGGGCGTCCCGAAGCCGCCGTTCCGCTGGCGGATCACCAAGGGGCCGTTCTTCCAGAACGCCATCGCCACGCTCACCCTCCCCGACGAGGTGAGCTGGTACGAGTCCCGCAACGACACCCTGCGCCGGATCGACTCGGTGCGGCTGCGCTGA
- a CDS encoding substrate-binding domain-containing protein — protein sequence MAAVVDPFEARLLPSGSIRVGLVVPVSGVLGLVGPCAINCAVLAAEELNAAGGVLGRPLELVLVDGGRPARVVAAEVAGLVASGTIQAVAGTHASDVRVEVVGAIAGRAPFVYAPPYEGGGHAPGVYFLGETPRRQLEPAIDWLIRTRRARRWYLLGNDYVWPRLVHAAARARLGAAGASVVGEGLAGYGQATRWLDRVAGARPDAILLTLIGSDLVAFNRAYAAAGLGAARLCGALEEHGLLGIGGDGTGELYASMGYFRDLATEPALDFAERYAARFGPDAPMLNAHGHGCYEAVAMLAALCGRAGSLAVPALDAVADGATITSARGRLTLRDRQVAHPVHLARADGLQFFLEKPFL from the coding sequence GTGGCGGCGGTCGTCGATCCCTTCGAAGCGCGGCTCCTTCCTTCAGGTTCGATCAGGGTCGGCCTGGTCGTGCCGGTGTCCGGGGTGCTCGGACTGGTGGGCCCGTGCGCGATCAACTGCGCCGTGCTGGCCGCCGAGGAGCTCAACGCGGCCGGCGGGGTGCTCGGCAGGCCGCTGGAGCTGGTCCTGGTGGACGGCGGCCGGCCGGCCCGCGTGGTGGCCGCCGAGGTCGCCGGGCTGGTCGCCTCGGGCACGATCCAGGCGGTCGCCGGGACGCACGCCAGCGACGTGCGGGTGGAGGTGGTGGGGGCGATCGCCGGACGGGCGCCGTTCGTGTACGCGCCCCCGTACGAGGGCGGCGGCCACGCCCCCGGCGTCTACTTCCTCGGCGAGACCCCGCGCCGCCAGCTCGAACCGGCCATCGACTGGCTGATCCGCACCCGCCGGGCCCGCCGCTGGTACCTGCTGGGCAACGACTACGTCTGGCCCCGCCTGGTGCACGCCGCGGCCCGCGCCCGGCTGGGCGCGGCCGGGGCGAGCGTGGTCGGCGAGGGCCTCGCCGGCTACGGGCAGGCGACGCGCTGGCTGGACCGGGTGGCCGGCGCCCGCCCCGACGCGATCCTGCTCACGCTGATCGGCAGCGACCTGGTGGCCTTCAACCGGGCCTACGCCGCCGCCGGGCTGGGCGCGGCCCGGCTCTGCGGGGCGCTGGAGGAGCACGGCCTGCTCGGCATCGGCGGCGACGGCACGGGCGAGCTGTACGCCTCCATGGGCTACTTCCGCGACCTCGCGACCGAGCCCGCGCTGGACTTCGCCGAGCGGTACGCGGCCCGCTTCGGCCCCGACGCCCCCATGCTCAACGCGCACGGCCACGGCTGCTACGAGGCGGTCGCCATGCTGGCGGCGCTGTGCGGGCGGGCGGGCTCGCTGGCGGTGCCCGCCCTGGACGCGGTGGCCGACGGCGCCACGATCACGAGCGCGCGGGGCCGGCTCACGCTGCGGGACCGGCAGGTGGCCCACCCGGTCCACCTCGCGCGGGCGGACGGCCTCCAATTCTTTCTGGAGAAACCTTTTCTCTAG
- a CDS encoding Glu/Leu/Phe/Val family dehydrogenase, which yields MSIMVPSKTPALITPGRQALDSALHQLHQAAEHLGLDHGLRTMLATPRRSLTVSVPVRREDGRLDVVQGFRVQHNVSRGPAKGGIRFHPSTDIHEVTALAMWMTWKCALVGIPYGGAKGGVAVDPATLTVREQERLTRRYVNEILPLIGPEKDIPAPDVGTDEQTMAWIMDTYSVSAGYSVPGVVTGKPMTLGGSLGRAGATSRGVQIAALAALGRSPEGVSVAVQGFGKVGALAAQYLADAGCKVVAVSDAGGAVHADGGLDISLLRAWAAEHGSVRGYPHADELPLDDLLELDVDVLVPAALEGAITEANAPRVRARLIVEGANGPLTPEADEIVNANGTTVVPDILANAGGVIVSYLEWVQNMQAYSWSSGEVEVKLRDLMENAFDEVRSLAGARGLTLRQAAHVIGVGRVAEAHQMRGLYP from the coding sequence ATGAGCATCATGGTGCCGTCAAAGACGCCGGCCCTGATCACCCCGGGCCGCCAGGCCCTCGACTCCGCCCTCCACCAGCTCCACCAGGCCGCCGAGCACCTCGGGCTCGACCACGGGCTGCGTACGATGCTGGCGACGCCGCGCCGCTCGCTGACCGTCTCGGTCCCGGTGCGGCGCGAGGACGGACGACTTGACGTCGTGCAGGGCTTCCGCGTCCAGCACAACGTCTCCCGCGGCCCCGCCAAGGGCGGCATCCGCTTCCATCCCAGCACCGACATCCACGAGGTCACCGCGCTCGCGATGTGGATGACCTGGAAGTGCGCGCTGGTCGGCATCCCGTACGGCGGCGCCAAGGGCGGCGTCGCCGTGGACCCGGCCACGCTCACCGTCCGCGAGCAGGAGCGGCTGACCCGCCGCTACGTCAACGAGATCCTGCCGCTGATCGGCCCGGAGAAGGACATCCCGGCGCCCGACGTCGGCACCGACGAGCAGACCATGGCCTGGATCATGGACACCTACAGCGTCAGCGCCGGCTACTCCGTGCCCGGGGTGGTCACCGGCAAGCCGATGACGCTGGGCGGCTCGCTCGGCCGCGCCGGCGCGACCTCGCGCGGCGTGCAGATCGCCGCGCTGGCCGCGCTCGGCCGCTCGCCCGAAGGCGTGAGCGTGGCCGTGCAGGGCTTCGGCAAGGTGGGCGCGCTCGCCGCCCAATACCTCGCCGACGCCGGCTGCAAGGTCGTCGCGGTCTCCGACGCCGGCGGCGCCGTGCACGCCGACGGCGGCCTCGACATCTCTCTCCTGCGTGCCTGGGCCGCGGAGCACGGGAGCGTGCGCGGCTACCCGCACGCCGACGAGCTGCCTCTCGACGACCTGCTGGAGCTGGACGTCGACGTCCTGGTCCCGGCGGCGCTGGAGGGCGCGATCACCGAGGCCAACGCGCCCCGGGTGCGCGCCCGCCTGATCGTCGAGGGCGCCAACGGGCCGCTCACGCCGGAGGCCGACGAGATCGTCAACGCCAACGGCACCACGGTCGTGCCGGACATCCTCGCCAACGCCGGCGGGGTGATCGTCTCCTACCTGGAGTGGGTGCAGAACATGCAGGCCTACTCCTGGAGCTCCGGCGAGGTCGAGGTCAAGCTGCGCGACCTCATGGAGAACGCGTTCGACGAGGTACGCTCGCTCGCCGGGGCCCGCGGGCTCACGCTGCGGCAGGCGGCGCACGTCATCGGCGTCGGCCGGGTGGCCGAGGCCCACCAGATGCGCGGCCTCTACCCGTGA
- a CDS encoding GH1 family beta-glucosidase — protein sequence MSTAAFPEDFIWGVSTSAYQIEGATSADGRGRSIWETFSADGAEACDHYHRYREDVRLMKDLGIAAYRFSVSWARIFPEGSGKPNDAGLDFYDRLLDALLEAGITPYATLYHWDLPQALEDAGGWPERETARRFADYAAVVGARLGDRVDTWLTVNEPWVAAFLGYGSGVHAPGRTSPADAFRAAHHLLLAHGLGAQALRAAGAAKVGGVLNISPVLTPGQVGDPGRSLSEEDGEAVARIDALVNRQFLDPMLRGAYPAELLPIVERTAGLGHVRDGDLELIGQPVDLLGVNYYTPIVVQAQPSEPADPAYPGSEGVLFCTVPTAVTAMGWPIVPGCLSLVLRRLAAEFPGTELMVTENGADFVDVATGDGIHDVERVSFIEEHLRALRAAVEEGVPVRGYLVWTLLDNLEWADGYRRKFGLVHVDFATQRRRLKDSALWYRDVIRRNGLLESRPKRPTLETVAARAGVSRATVSRVVNGEASVRPEVRETVLLAIKELGYVPNAAARSLVTRSTNSVALVLSVPRQGGDQLTAAVVQYVTSLLEGAGKQITLMLADTAESHRRIVQHVEARLVDGVVLLPPDRGDTLAERLSRTGVPVVLLGKPAIASLVPYVDVDNAGGAVAATEHLLAGGRRRIGMVSGPMDLVAMQDRLSGHRDALRRAGRQPLLAPADLVRSSGAAATRRLLGDEPALDAVFAATDQLALGALQAAREAGRRVPEDLAVVGFDDVDAASAVVPGLTTVRVPVAEQALALARLLLSRLEGRHTESVVLPVRLVVRESA from the coding sequence ATGAGCACCGCAGCCTTCCCCGAGGACTTCATCTGGGGAGTGTCCACCTCGGCTTACCAGATCGAGGGGGCGACCTCGGCGGACGGGCGCGGCCGGTCCATCTGGGAGACCTTCTCCGCCGACGGCGCCGAGGCGTGCGACCACTACCACCGCTACCGCGAAGACGTGCGGCTGATGAAGGACCTGGGCATCGCCGCCTACCGCTTCTCGGTGAGCTGGGCGCGGATCTTCCCCGAGGGCTCGGGCAAGCCCAACGACGCCGGGCTCGACTTCTACGACCGGCTGCTGGACGCGCTGCTGGAGGCGGGGATCACGCCGTACGCCACCCTCTACCACTGGGACCTGCCGCAGGCGCTGGAGGACGCGGGCGGCTGGCCGGAGCGCGAGACCGCCCGCCGCTTCGCCGACTACGCGGCGGTCGTCGGCGCGCGGTTAGGGGACCGCGTGGACACCTGGCTCACCGTCAACGAGCCCTGGGTCGCGGCCTTCCTCGGCTACGGCTCCGGCGTCCACGCCCCCGGCCGCACCTCGCCCGCCGACGCCTTCCGCGCCGCCCACCACCTGCTGCTCGCGCACGGGCTCGGCGCCCAGGCCCTGCGCGCGGCCGGGGCGGCGAAGGTCGGCGGCGTGCTCAACATCTCGCCGGTGCTGACCCCCGGCCAGGTCGGCGACCCCGGCCGGTCGCTGTCGGAGGAGGACGGCGAGGCCGTGGCGCGCATCGACGCCCTGGTCAACCGGCAGTTCCTCGACCCGATGCTGCGCGGCGCCTATCCCGCCGAGCTGCTGCCCATCGTCGAGCGCACGGCCGGGCTCGGCCACGTCCGCGACGGCGACCTGGAGCTGATCGGTCAGCCGGTCGACCTGCTCGGCGTCAACTACTACACCCCGATCGTGGTGCAGGCCCAGCCCAGCGAGCCCGCCGACCCCGCCTACCCCGGCAGCGAGGGCGTGCTGTTCTGCACCGTCCCCACCGCGGTCACCGCCATGGGCTGGCCCATCGTCCCCGGCTGCCTGTCGCTCGTGCTGCGCCGCCTCGCCGCCGAGTTCCCCGGCACCGAGCTGATGGTCACCGAGAACGGCGCCGACTTCGTCGACGTCGCCACCGGCGACGGCATCCACGACGTCGAGCGGGTCAGCTTCATCGAGGAGCACCTGCGCGCCCTGCGCGCGGCCGTCGAGGAGGGCGTGCCGGTGCGCGGCTACCTCGTCTGGACGCTGCTGGACAACCTCGAATGGGCCGACGGCTACCGGCGCAAGTTCGGGCTCGTGCACGTCGACTTCGCCACGCAGCGGCGGCGGCTGAAGGACAGCGCGCTCTGGTACCGCGACGTCATCCGGCGCAACGGCCTGCTGGAGTCCCGCCCCAAGCGGCCCACGCTGGAGACCGTCGCCGCCCGCGCGGGCGTCTCCCGCGCCACCGTCTCCCGGGTGGTCAACGGCGAGGCGTCCGTCCGCCCCGAGGTCCGCGAGACGGTGCTGCTGGCGATCAAGGAGTTGGGCTACGTGCCGAACGCCGCCGCCCGCAGCCTCGTCACCCGCAGCACCAACTCCGTCGCGCTGGTGCTGTCCGTGCCGCGCCAGGGCGGCGACCAGCTCACCGCCGCCGTCGTCCAGTACGTCACCAGCCTCCTGGAGGGCGCGGGCAAGCAGATCACGCTCATGCTGGCCGACACCGCGGAGAGCCACCGGCGCATCGTCCAGCACGTCGAGGCCCGGCTGGTGGACGGCGTCGTGCTGCTGCCGCCCGACCGCGGCGACACCCTGGCCGAGCGGCTCTCGCGCACGGGGGTGCCGGTCGTGCTGCTGGGCAAGCCCGCGATCGCGTCGCTGGTGCCGTACGTGGACGTCGACAACGCGGGCGGCGCCGTGGCCGCCACCGAGCACCTGCTGGCCGGCGGCCGGCGCAGGATCGGCATGGTCAGCGGCCCCATGGACCTGGTCGCCATGCAGGACCGCCTGTCCGGCCACCGGGACGCGCTGCGGCGGGCCGGCCGGCAGCCGCTGCTCGCGCCCGCCGACCTCGTCCGCTCCTCCGGGGCGGCGGCCACCCGCCGCCTCCTCGGCGACGAGCCCGCGCTCGACGCCGTCTTCGCCGCCACCGACCAGCTCGCGCTCGGGGCGCTGCAGGCGGCGCGGGAGGCCGGGCGGCGGGTCCCGGAGGACCTGGCGGTCGTGGGCTTCGACGACGTGGACGCCGCCTCGGCCGTCGTCCCCGGGCTGACCACGGTCAGGGTCCCGGTGGCCGAGCAGGCGCTGGCGCTGGCCCGGCTGCTGCTGTCCCGGCTGGAGGGCCGCCACACCGAGTCGGTGGTGCTGCCGGTCCGGCTGGTCGTGCGGGAGTCGGCCTAG
- a CDS encoding Lrp/AsnC family transcriptional regulator, with amino-acid sequence MELDRLDRDIIAALVDDARATYAEVGQVVGLSASAVKRRVDRLRASGAITGFSARVSPEALGWTTEAYVELFCQGKTKPADIALAVAKFPEVVGAATITGEADALLHIRATDVRHVERVIERIAAEAFVVRTKSAIVLSRLVDAPSGVLRNETRLIG; translated from the coding sequence GTGGAACTGGACCGGCTCGATCGTGACATCATCGCGGCGCTCGTGGACGACGCCCGCGCGACCTACGCGGAGGTGGGGCAGGTCGTGGGTCTCAGCGCCTCGGCGGTCAAGCGGCGCGTCGACCGGCTGCGCGCGAGCGGCGCGATCACCGGTTTCAGCGCCCGCGTGTCGCCCGAGGCGCTCGGCTGGACCACCGAGGCGTACGTAGAGCTGTTCTGCCAGGGCAAGACCAAGCCGGCCGACATCGCGCTGGCCGTCGCCAAGTTCCCCGAGGTGGTGGGCGCGGCCACGATCACCGGCGAGGCCGACGCGTTACTCCACATCAGGGCCACCGACGTGCGGCACGTGGAGCGGGTGATCGAGCGCATCGCGGCGGAGGCGTTCGTGGTGCGCACGAAGAGCGCGATCGTGCTGTCACGCCTGGTGGACGCCCCTTCCGGAGTGCTGCGCAACGAAACACGGCTGATCGGGTGA
- the rocD gene encoding ornithine--oxo-acid transaminase, with amino-acid sequence MTSSAELIELSERRSAHNYHPLPVVIHEAEGAWVTDVDGRRYLDCLSGYSSLNFGHRNQKIIEAAQEQLQRLTLTSRAFYHDQFAQFCAGLGDLTGKDLILPMNTGAEAVETAIKVARKWGYDVKGVEPGQANIIVMENNFHGRTTTIISFSTDPDAHDGFGPYTPGFRIVPYGSIEAIRAAVDANTVGVLVEPIQGEAGVLVPPDGYLSDIRDLCTAEGILMIADEIQSGLGRTGQTFACDHEGVVPDIYVLGKALGGGVVPVSAIAADRDVLGVIHPGQHGSTFGGNPLACAVANAVIEILATGEFQVRAAKLGEVLHTRLRELIGKGVVEVRGRGLWAGVDIDPDLATGREVSKALMKRGVLAKDTHGSTIRLAPPIVISEDDLVWAVDQLADAVYEFRNKG; translated from the coding sequence ATGACCAGCAGCGCAGAGCTGATCGAGCTGAGCGAGCGCCGCAGCGCGCACAACTACCACCCGCTTCCCGTGGTGATCCACGAGGCCGAGGGGGCCTGGGTCACCGACGTCGACGGCAGGCGATACCTGGACTGCCTGTCCGGCTACTCGTCGCTCAACTTCGGCCACCGCAACCAGAAGATCATCGAGGCGGCCCAGGAGCAGCTCCAGCGGCTGACCCTGACCAGCCGGGCGTTCTACCACGACCAGTTCGCGCAGTTCTGCGCCGGGCTGGGCGACCTCACGGGCAAGGATCTGATCCTGCCCATGAACACCGGCGCCGAGGCCGTCGAGACCGCCATCAAGGTGGCCCGCAAGTGGGGCTACGACGTCAAGGGCGTCGAGCCCGGCCAGGCGAACATCATCGTGATGGAGAACAACTTCCACGGCCGCACCACCACGATCATCAGCTTCTCCACCGATCCCGACGCGCACGACGGCTTCGGGCCGTACACGCCGGGGTTCCGGATCGTGCCGTACGGGTCGATCGAGGCGATCAGGGCGGCGGTGGACGCCAACACCGTGGGCGTGCTGGTCGAGCCCATCCAGGGCGAGGCCGGGGTGCTGGTGCCGCCGGACGGCTACCTGAGCGACATCCGTGACCTGTGCACCGCCGAGGGCATCCTGATGATCGCCGACGAGATCCAGTCGGGGCTGGGGCGCACCGGGCAGACGTTCGCCTGCGACCACGAGGGGGTCGTGCCCGACATCTACGTGCTGGGCAAGGCGCTCGGCGGCGGCGTGGTCCCGGTGTCGGCCATCGCGGCCGACCGCGACGTGCTCGGCGTGATCCACCCGGGGCAGCACGGCTCCACGTTCGGCGGCAACCCGCTCGCCTGCGCGGTCGCCAACGCCGTCATCGAGATCCTCGCCACCGGCGAGTTCCAGGTCAGGGCCGCCAAGCTCGGCGAGGTGCTGCACACGCGGCTGCGCGAGCTGATCGGCAAGGGCGTGGTCGAGGTGCGCGGGCGCGGCCTCTGGGCCGGCGTGGACATCGACCCCGACCTCGCCACCGGGCGCGAGGTGTCGAAGGCGCTGATGAAGCGGGGCGTGCTGGCCAAGGACACGCACGGTTCCACGATCCGGCTGGCGCCGCCCATCGTGATCAGCGAGGACGACCTGGTCTGGGCGGTTGACCAGCTCGCCGACGCCGTCTACGAGTTCAGGAACAAGGGCTAG
- a CDS encoding APC family permease — MSTVEQFGYRQELQRSLGFADLMIYGLIFMVPIAPFGIFGNVFAVSHGMVALAYLIGLVAMAFTALSYAQMARAFPMAGSVYTYAGRGIGAPVGFIAGWAILLDYLLVPALLYLVASVAMNSFVPAVPVWGWLAAFVVLNTVVNYLGIQMTARITRIMLAAELAVLAIFLVVGGVALAQGKAQTGALTPLFDSAGFSWSVVLAAASVAVLSFLGFDGISTLAEENREDARRLGRSMLAALAVAAVLFVVQTWVAALLTPGRDALIANGDAAGSAFYDTAEFAGGPWLSVLTAVATAVAWGFANSLVAQAATSRLLFAMGRDRMLPSFLGRVHPRHKVPVNATLVVAAISLVLGIFMSTRENGIGELASLVNFGAMFAFLLLHVSVVVHYLIRKRSGNLLAHLVVPVAGFLVLVAVVINQNVAAQWVGGLWLLLGLILLGTTYVMGRRPQLPQEVV, encoded by the coding sequence ATGAGCACCGTCGAGCAGTTCGGCTACCGCCAGGAACTACAGCGGTCCCTGGGATTCGCCGACCTCATGATCTACGGCCTGATCTTCATGGTGCCGATCGCGCCGTTCGGCATCTTCGGCAACGTCTTCGCCGTCTCGCACGGCATGGTCGCGCTGGCGTACCTCATCGGCCTGGTGGCGATGGCGTTCACCGCGCTGTCGTACGCGCAGATGGCCCGCGCCTTCCCGATGGCCGGATCGGTCTACACCTACGCCGGGCGCGGCATCGGCGCGCCGGTCGGATTCATCGCCGGATGGGCGATCCTGCTCGACTACCTGCTCGTACCGGCCCTGCTCTACCTGGTCGCCAGCGTCGCCATGAACTCCTTCGTGCCCGCCGTCCCGGTGTGGGGCTGGCTGGCGGCGTTCGTCGTGCTCAACACCGTCGTCAACTACCTCGGCATCCAGATGACCGCCAGGATCACCCGGATCATGCTGGCCGCCGAGCTGGCCGTGCTGGCGATCTTCCTGGTGGTCGGCGGCGTCGCGCTGGCGCAGGGCAAGGCGCAGACCGGCGCGCTCACGCCGCTGTTCGACTCCGCCGGGTTCAGCTGGAGCGTGGTGCTGGCCGCGGCGTCGGTCGCGGTGCTGTCCTTCCTCGGCTTCGACGGCATCTCGACGCTCGCCGAGGAGAACCGCGAGGACGCCCGCAGGCTCGGCCGGTCCATGCTGGCCGCCCTCGCCGTCGCCGCCGTGCTGTTCGTGGTGCAGACGTGGGTGGCCGCGCTGCTCACCCCCGGCAGGGACGCCCTGATCGCGAACGGCGACGCCGCCGGCAGCGCCTTCTACGACACCGCCGAGTTCGCCGGCGGGCCCTGGCTGTCGGTGCTCACGGCCGTGGCCACGGCCGTCGCGTGGGGCTTCGCCAACTCGCTGGTCGCGCAGGCGGCCACCTCGCGGCTGCTGTTCGCGATGGGCCGGGACCGGATGCTGCCGTCGTTCCTCGGCAGGGTGCACCCCAGGCACAAGGTGCCGGTCAACGCCACGCTCGTGGTGGCCGCGATCTCGCTCGTCCTCGGGATCTTCATGAGCACCAGGGAGAACGGCATCGGGGAGCTGGCCTCGCTGGTCAACTTCGGCGCCATGTTCGCGTTCCTGCTGCTGCACGTCTCCGTCGTGGTGCACTACCTGATCAGGAAGCGCAGCGGTAACCTGCTGGCGCACCTGGTCGTGCCCGTGGCCGGCTTCCTCGTGCTGGTCGCCGTCGTCATCAACCAGAACGTCGCGGCCCAGTGGGTCGGTGGCCTGTGGCTGCTGCTCGGCCTGATCCTGCTCGGCACCACCTATGTGATGGGCCGCCGGCCCCAGCTTCCCCAGGAGGTCGTGTGA
- a CDS encoding MarR family winged helix-turn-helix transcriptional regulator: MNDSGLGSSLAYLLSCAERSVNRGLAAVLAGEDVTVEQWRILRALADGRGHSMGELAEAVLMPHPTLTKAVDRLIDRALVYRGPSKGDRRRVAVFVSDRGAELLARTDGAVAEHHRLIADAFGHERTERLMRDLETLTAALDHAELRV, translated from the coding sequence ATGAACGACTCCGGTCTCGGGTCCTCACTCGCCTACCTGCTGAGCTGTGCGGAGCGGAGCGTCAACCGGGGCCTCGCCGCCGTGCTGGCCGGCGAGGACGTCACCGTCGAGCAGTGGCGCATCCTGCGGGCGCTGGCCGACGGCCGCGGGCACTCCATGGGTGAGCTGGCCGAGGCCGTGCTGATGCCGCACCCGACGCTGACCAAGGCGGTCGACCGGCTCATCGACCGGGCGCTGGTCTACCGGGGGCCGTCGAAGGGCGACCGGCGGCGGGTGGCGGTGTTCGTCTCCGACAGGGGGGCCGAGCTGCTGGCCCGCACCGACGGCGCGGTGGCCGAGCACCACCGGCTCATCGCCGACGCCTTCGGCCACGAGCGCACCGAGCGGCTGATGCGCGACCTGGAGACGCTGACGGCCGCGCTCGACCACGCCGAGCTGCGCGTCTGA
- the ddaH gene encoding dimethylargininase, translated as MPRHFLMCRPDYFTVEYAINPWMHPEAGADRDVAIRQWEGLKAAYEELGHRVDLIDPIDGLPDMVFAANGALVVGGRVYGARFTFPQRGPEGPAYLRWFAERGYPVLEPAHVNEGEGDFLTLDDVVLAGTGFRTDVVAHREAQEFLGRPVVSLTLVDPRFYHLDTALFPLDGRNVAYYPEAFSPGSQEVLRRMFPDAVLAGAEDAEVLGLNAVSDGRNVVINAEASSLQLELKRRGYEVIPVDLSELRKAGGGPKCCTLEIRGEN; from the coding sequence ATGCCCAGACACTTCCTGATGTGCCGCCCGGACTACTTCACGGTCGAGTACGCCATCAACCCGTGGATGCATCCCGAGGCCGGCGCGGACCGCGACGTCGCGATCCGGCAGTGGGAGGGCCTGAAAGCGGCCTACGAGGAGCTCGGGCACCGGGTCGACCTTATCGACCCGATCGACGGCCTGCCCGACATGGTCTTCGCCGCCAACGGCGCGCTGGTCGTCGGCGGGCGCGTCTACGGCGCCCGGTTCACCTTCCCGCAGCGCGGCCCCGAGGGCCCGGCCTACCTGCGGTGGTTCGCCGAGCGCGGCTACCCGGTGCTGGAGCCGGCGCACGTCAACGAGGGCGAGGGCGACTTCCTCACGCTCGACGACGTCGTGCTGGCCGGCACGGGGTTCCGCACCGACGTGGTGGCCCACCGGGAGGCGCAGGAGTTCCTGGGCCGCCCGGTCGTCTCGCTGACCCTGGTGGACCCGCGCTTCTACCACCTCGACACGGCGCTGTTCCCGCTGGACGGCCGCAACGTCGCCTACTACCCGGAAGCGTTCTCGCCGGGCAGCCAGGAGGTGCTGCGCCGGATGTTCCCCGACGCCGTGCTCGCCGGCGCCGAGGACGCCGAGGTGCTGGGGCTCAACGCGGTCAGCGACGGCAGGAACGTGGTGATCAACGCCGAGGCGTCCTCGCTCCAGTTGGAGCTCAAGCGCCGAGGGTACGAGGTGATACCGGTCGACCTGTCGGAGTTGCGCAAGGCGGGCGGCGGGCCGAAGTGCTGCACACTGGAAATCAGGGGGGAAAACTAA